The Papaver somniferum cultivar HN1 chromosome 6, ASM357369v1, whole genome shotgun sequence genome segment GAGCTGTGGAAGGAGATCAAGAAACTAGGATTTGTTCCAGATACCAAAGCAGTATTACATGATCTGGATGAAGAGTTGAAGGATGAAATACTGAGCCATCACAGCGAGAAGCTAGCAATAGCATTTGGGTTGATGAGTACCCCTGAGAAAACAACTTTAAGGATTATTAAAAATCTCAGAGTCTGTGACGATTGTCATTCGGCAATTAAATACATATCAAAACTTGTGCAGAGGGAAATTGTGGTGCGAGACGTTACTCGTTTTCATCATTTTAAAGATGGATTGTGTTCCTGTGGTGATTACTGGTAAGAAGAAAGATAAACATCTACCTGAAGTATTTTTCACATTTCCGGGGATGATTTTGGGTGCTCGTGGTGCTTAAGGGGAGACTTTCACGGGAAAGAACTCCTCATATTTGAGTAACAGGTGCCTAAGAGCCTTTCTCCCTTCATTTACACCTGCTCAGTGTTCTCTGTAAAATGCAGTCTTCACGCTCTTATTACTATCTTAGAAGAAAATATTTTTCACCAGAGAAGATGCATTTTTGGGTCATATTTCAGATGTTTATTTGATTACAGAAGCCAGGCTGGCCGGACTGAATAAATGAGCAGGGTCCTCATATTTTGAATGGTATTATGCCAGTAGAAGTTCAATGATCCCCCTGCAGAAGTTCAGAAAGAGGTGAAAGAAAAGGGCATATAATTGTAAGTTACATTGCTAGATTGCAAATGACTGAGGATTTCCATTCTCTGCCAGGTTTCTTACCTGCCACAAAACTCATTTTAGGATTCAGAATTTTTACATTCTATTAATCGAGTCACAACTGTAGAAGTAGATTCTGTTATACGATGATAGCAAATAGGTCATTCCATTTGGAACTGTAAAACAATGCCTTTGTTATTTGTTCAAGTATCCAAATACAGTACAATCTTATATAATGTTTCCTGTAATTATTTGCTAGCATTGACGATCAAAACTACAGGGTTTAAccactaataatgaaactaaGAAAATTTTCAATCTAATTTAAAATTTCTATGAAACAAAAGTAAAACTATGGTTTTGTCTCTGAATCCTGACAAGTATAAGGTGAGCAAGGTATTGCAGCTGCAATTTTTTGCTAACAGTTCAGACCCCAATCGTAAGGCTGATATGTCACTTTCAATTGATTGATAGCAACTAACTCCAGCAGTTCTTCCGATTTCTCTGGCTCTAAGTAGTTCGCTGCATGCTTCACTACCTCACCCTCGTTCTTTCCAAAATCAACGCTGAACCTGTAGGGTACAATGGAGGAAAATACAGCAGGATAAGAAATTCATTATGTCAGTGCCTGGAAAATAGGAAAATTTACAAGATGTCTGTAATGTGTATGGCCAATCTGTACTaataaaccaattttttttaatggggGCATAAACTTAGCTTTTCCAGACAAAGGGGTGACACATTTTTCTTTACAAATTTACCATTTGAGGATTATGCTGACATAAGCTGTTTTAGTTGCTGGGTCAAAAATAAGCCCTCCATTCCTGAGGAAGTTGCGAGCGGCTTCCATTAGTTCCTTGTCGATGTTTCCAGGTGAGTAGCAGCGAAGTGCAGGACCAGATCTGGTACCACAGACTAGGGTGAAGTGAATCAAGGGTTCTAAGTATGGCAGAGCTACCTGGTGATGCAGAAACAATAAAACAGTGGTCAGTAAAATAATCACTAGAAGTTATGCATCTCCATCATTCTAATGCAAAATCCATAAAAGCCAGTGGTGGCCAATTGATTGTTGTACATTGTATGAAAACACATTCCTAGAGCCAAGATCCGTCAAGTGAAACACTGCTGGGAAATGCTTGCATTATGTGACATCATATCGACTCAAAATTTAGTAGCTTACCACACACTATCCCTCtttgaaaaaattgaatcaaCCATTATGTTCTTCCATGGAGAGACTCAAAAGAAAGGAGCAAATAAGACGGCCTAATGGGTAGATATTATTTTTACACTTCTCACTAATTTTCTTCTCTTTACCATAATATACATGCGTAAGGTTAGAAATTCTGCAGGAAAACTTGCATGAGTCGTGCGTCTGCCACACACTGTTGCGACTTTATCCCATTTGTTAACTGGTCTATACAGAGTCAGCACTTACACATGTAGTCAGACCTTTAGCTGccttacagttagatagaacacaTTTAATTTACGGTTTAAGGGAATACTAGAGTAGAGATAATAGCCAATTCAATAATAACATTCACTAAAGATTTCTGCACAGGGGTTTCAGGGAAATCAATAGCAGAGGGAAAATTTCACCTTGGAACGTGGGTCCTTCCCACCAAAGGGCTTGGTGATGTTATATGGAGGTCGCTGATTACAGCGCAAGATTCCATTCTGGATAGCAGAAAGCGAATAGGTATACCCTCCAACGACATACTTAAAGTCACCTAGCATTTTCCTTCGCTCCATAGCTCCACTGGGATAACCCCACAACAGTATTGCGTGGATGGCCATCATGTTATGGAGATTTATGAAGAAAGCAAGCTTCTCCTCTCTTGGCAGATCCTGCAACTCCACTCTCTGAAGCTCTTCAACCACCCTCAGATACCTTTTTAAGAAACAAAACAGATTCAATGCCAGGGGAGGATGCATTATATACACAGCTTAACAGTGGCATTTGAAAGCAGAATAGTAAGAACACCAACCTTGCAAACTCCTCACTGCGATGGATACTTCTATAGTCGACATGTTTTCGATCTTCAGATGTGTAAGCTTCGAACATAGCAAAAGATAGAAACCTTAACCTTGAAGCAATCTCTATCACAGGCTTTGGTTTAACATCACTTATTCCCTTTGTAATGTTGTAGCATTGAGACGACACAATGGGATCGTGATCCAAAAATCGATAGAGGTGGTTACCATCTTCAAAAATATTCTCACTAGAGATGAAAAAGCAATGCCATATCAAAACTAGGatttattttttagattgagAAGGAGAGACTAAAATGCTTTAGAAAAAGACAGATAATAATGACTCACTCGAGAACGTGTCTAAAGAAGTATTTTTTTGCAAGCTGTTGACCAAACTCAATGGCCTGCATCACATTAGAGAAAGATTGTAATTTATAGTGAGAAAAAATACCACTTTTCAAAATTGAGCGTGTATATGAAACCAACCTCCTTTCTTTCCATGTATTGGTCCTCTGACAGAAAATCCACAGCTTCTGAACCTAGAAAACAGTTGGTAAACCTTCGCATCTTGTAAAACCTGTCCTTAACAGAAATAGTCTCTTTCATTTTCTTAACAATTGTAGCCTGTTCATCAACTGTTCCACTGCACGATACATCATCTTCACCTGACAGTGGTGGTAAAGGAGCCTCGGAGGATGGTTCCTCAGAGATGAGCTCTTTAATCTTCTCGTCAAGACTGCCACCCTCGTCCATGGCCTTGAGCTCAGCCAAACCTCCAACAGAAACTTCATTGAAGAATACCTTGGGAACAGCAGAAGACCCGGTGAGCTTCTCTAACTCCAACTTTCTGCTGGGGTAAACATCAATATTAATCTCAACATATCTGAGATTTTTCGCCTGCAGATATAACCTCACATCCTTGGACTCCAGACAGCCTAGCCTCGTATACAGTAGAATTCTTCCTTTCATGGATGGTGGTGGAACTGGACTTTCTACACTGTTATCTTCCCCTTGCTCAACATTGCCCTGCATACTCAGATCACGTTTAATCATAGCTAAAGGATTCCAGCCAAAACGCTCCAATGGGTTTTTAGACGCCTCTTTCGGTTCATTTCCTGTTTTCTTATCCTCTTCCTCCTTAGAACTGTCATTTGAATCATCATCCTTCCCCTCACCATCAGGGACATTTTGTGTTTCTTCATCTTTACTTCCAGAAAGTCGCCGAAAAACATTGGAAACAGCGACAACACTCTTGTCTTTAACAATTTTTCCGAGTGCCACAGCCTTTTCAGGCCATGCAGATCCTTGTGCCTCTGAATCAAGATCCAGAGAACTAGTAGACGAAGTCCTCGTAGTTTCCACCCCAGGAATCTCAGTTCCATCAAAGACAGGTTCTTGCTCCTCTTCGTAAGCTTTTTCCATACTTCGACTCATCTCATCTTGATTTTCAGATCCCACATTCTGAATCTCATGGCTACCTGACTCTCCATTGACTTCCTCATGAATTAACTTGGGATCTTC includes the following:
- the LOC113286945 gene encoding uncharacterized protein LOC113286945 encodes the protein MEKEDSIEKKVIDSAAAEKVDLDTINLQAENHNELLDKIESLYIDNEDPKLIHEEVNGESGSHEIQNVGSENQDEMSRSMEKAYEEEQEPVFDGTEIPGVETTRTSSTSSLDLDSEAQGSAWPEKAVALGKIVKDKSVVAVSNVFRRLSGSKDEETQNVPDGEGKDDDSNDSSKEEEDKKTGNEPKEASKNPLERFGWNPLAMIKRDLSMQGNVEQGEDNSVESPVPPPSMKGRILLYTRLGCLESKDVRLYLQAKNLRYVEINIDVYPSRKLELEKLTGSSAVPKVFFNEVSVGGLAELKAMDEGGSLDEKIKELISEEPSSEAPLPPLSGEDDVSCSGTVDEQATIVKKMKETISVKDRFYKMRRFTNCFLGSEAVDFLSEDQYMERKEAIEFGQQLAKKYFFRHVLDENIFEDGNHLYRFLDHDPIVSSQCYNITKGISDVKPKPVIEIASRLRFLSFAMFEAYTSEDRKHVDYRSIHRSEEFARYLRVVEELQRVELQDLPREEKLAFFINLHNMMAIHAILLWGYPSGAMERRKMLGDFKYVVGGYTYSLSAIQNGILRCNQRPPYNITKPFGGKDPRSKVALPYLEPLIHFTLVCGTRSGPALRCYSPGNIDKELMEAARNFLRNGGLIFDPATKTAYVSIILKWFSVDFGKNEGEVVKHAANYLEPEKSEELLELVAINQLKVTYQPYDWGLNC